One Elgaria multicarinata webbii isolate HBS135686 ecotype San Diego chromosome 7, rElgMul1.1.pri, whole genome shotgun sequence DNA window includes the following coding sequences:
- the SLC35B3 gene encoding adenosine 3'-phospho 5'-phosphosulfate transporter 2, whose amino-acid sequence MDLKFNSSRKYVSISVPSKSQAMSPHIKSVDDVIVLGINLNKFNKATQFFICVSGVFLFYLIYGYLQELIFSVEGFKPFGWYLTLVQFGFYSVFGLIELQLIQDKRRRIPGKTYMIIAFLTVGTMGLSNTSLGYLNYPTQVIFKCCKLIPVMIGGVFIQGKRYNIADVSAAICMSLGLIWFTLADSTIAPNFNLTGVVLISLALCADAVIGNVQEKAMKLHNGSNSEMVLYSYSIGFLYILLGLTCTSGLTPAVTFCSKHPAQTYGYAFLFSLTGYFGISFVLALIKIFGALLAVTVTTGRKAMTIVLSFLFFAKPFTFQYVWSGLLVVLGIFLNVYSKNMDKIRLPSLRSLWNKSVEDRKTRTLSQTV is encoded by the exons ATGGATCTGAAATTCAATTCCTCTCGAAAATATGTTTCTATCAGCGTACCTTCAAAATCCCAAGCTATGTCACCCCACATCAAATCAGTAGATGATGTAATAGTCCTTGGTATTAATCTCAACAAATTTAACAAAGCTACTCAATTTTTCATTTGTGTTTCTGGCGTCTTTCTGTTTTATCTCATTTATGGATATCTACAG GAACTGATATTTTCAGTGGAGGGTTTTAAACCCTTTGGCTGGTACCTTACCTTAGTGCAATTTGGCTTTTATTCCGTTTTTGGACTCATAGAATTACAGCTTATTCAGGACAAAAGGAGACG GATCCCAGGCAAAACCTACATGATAATAGCTTTTCTAACAGTGGGGACAATGGGTTTATCAAATACCTCCTTAGGATATCTGAATTATCCTACACAAGTAATCTTCAAGTGCTGTAAACTGATCCCAGTTATGATAGGAGGAGTCTTTATACAAG gaAAACGTTATAACATTGCAGATGTTTCCGCCGCAATATGTATGAGCTTGGGCTTAATATGGTTTACTCTAGCCGATAGCACAATTGCACCGAATTTCAACTTGACAG GTGTGGTCCTTATATCACTTGCCCTCTGTGCAGATGCAGTTATAGGAAACGTACAGGAAAAAGCTATGAAGTTGCACAACGGCTCAAACTCTGAAATG GTTTTGTATTCCTATTCAATAGGTTTCCTGTACATTTTATTGGGGCTGACATGCACTAGTGGCTTAACTCCTGCAGTAACATTTTGCTCAAAG CATCCAGCTCAAACATACGGCTATGCGTTCTTGTTTTCCTTGACTGGCTATTTTGGAATCTCTTTTGTCCTGGCTTTGATTAAAATCTTTGGGGCTCTTTTAGCTGTAACAG TCACAACAGGAAGAAAAGCAATGACGATTgtactttcttttttgttttttgcaaaacCATTCACATTCCA GTATGTTTGGTCAGGCTTATTAGTTGTCCTTGGTATATTTCTCAATGTTTACAGCAAAAACATGGATAAAATCAGGCTGCCTTCACTACGCAGTCTCTGGAATAAATCTGTTGAAGACAGAAAGACAAGGACGTTGTCCCAAACTGTGTAG